A stretch of Candidatus Sphingomonas phytovorans DNA encodes these proteins:
- a CDS encoding radical SAM protein, protein MLEMAIAGEARIHEQMDHSANILHEAKGLRFIWLELTQHCNLRCRHCYTTSSPARPHNDIDWLDLLVQAKALGCEGVQFIGGEPLTHPRINDYITFAGENGFSNIEIFSNAALLGEGICQLMAKFGVQLATSFYSADARKHDAITLTDGSFDQTVSGIKLALEYGIPIRVGLINLEDETQASVRDDIEITMIYLEQLGISRQRIGVDNVRPVGRGSKITPFVSQSETLCGGCWKGTLAVSFDGNCYPCIFSRHENVGNIRASTLSEIVEGAALTDFRIAYAEEAMANTINADCTPECNPAGCTPVCAPSDPSECNPWGCGPLCTPGTPSCIPGNGCRPSDECPPHTCPPRKN, encoded by the coding sequence ATGCTCGAAATGGCAATTGCAGGCGAAGCTCGCATTCATGAACAAATGGATCATTCCGCGAATATCTTGCATGAAGCGAAGGGCTTGCGTTTTATCTGGCTCGAGCTGACCCAACATTGCAACCTTCGATGCCGCCATTGTTACACCACGTCATCGCCCGCCAGGCCGCACAACGACATTGATTGGCTCGACCTGCTTGTTCAAGCCAAGGCACTGGGCTGCGAGGGCGTTCAGTTCATCGGAGGCGAGCCGCTAACGCACCCCAGAATCAACGACTATATCACGTTCGCCGGCGAGAACGGGTTCTCGAATATCGAGATATTCTCAAATGCCGCCCTTCTGGGCGAGGGGATTTGCCAGCTCATGGCCAAATTCGGCGTGCAACTCGCCACCTCATTTTACTCTGCGGATGCTCGCAAGCACGATGCCATAACATTGACTGATGGAAGCTTCGACCAGACAGTTTCCGGCATCAAATTGGCGCTTGAGTACGGCATTCCCATTCGAGTGGGACTGATAAATCTGGAAGACGAAACGCAAGCGTCCGTTCGAGATGATATCGAAATAACGATGATTTACCTTGAGCAGCTTGGCATAAGCCGACAGAGAATCGGTGTCGACAATGTCAGGCCCGTCGGGCGAGGAAGCAAGATAACGCCTTTCGTATCGCAATCCGAAACGCTGTGCGGCGGATGCTGGAAGGGAACGCTTGCTGTTTCGTTCGATGGGAATTGCTATCCCTGCATTTTCTCGCGCCATGAGAATGTCGGGAATATTCGGGCATCAACGTTGAGCGAGATTGTGGAGGGCGCGGCGCTAACTGACTTTCGCATTGCATATGCGGAGGAGGCGATGGCGAACACCATCAACGCCGACTGCACCCCTGAGTGCAACCCCGCTGGATGCACTCCAGTATGCGCGCCCTCCGATCCATCCGAGTGCAATCCCTGGGGATGCGGCCCCTTGTGCACGCCCGGCACGCCGAGTTGCATTCCGGGCAATGGCTGCCGACCCAGCGACGAATGCCCGCCGCATACCTGCCCCCCACGCAAGAATTGA
- a CDS encoding protein-disulfide reductase DsbD family protein, which produces MRAFGYLIVTMLAAMFAAASAPAEAPGALGKGPHLAMRLVAESMTPAPGQDVTLALDSRPEPGWHGYWQNPGDAGFPATLKWTLPKGVTAGEPAYPVPGMLLMAGLMNYVFEAPYAPLVTLRIPAGLAPGTALPVKLHAQYLVCTKTVCVPEEADLSVDLTIGDGAVAAESRARFDAWRRAIPKPLDAKASFQAAAGQIRIAIPYPASAPLADAYFFPVTTGLVDYAAGQKVSRDGDRVVVETKAAPGGGAGPLVGVLRIAPGQGLMVTAAAGTVAASSTGIPDGVLMATLIAFAGAMLGGLILNIMPCVFPILSLKALSLARGHLDERSARHEALAYTAGVVAVCVALGGAILALRAGGSAVGWAFQLQDPRAIMLLLLLTVTLSLNLGGLFEIPTPRFVNQAGGAGGAFATGALAAFIATPCTGPFMGAALGAALILPWPAALAVFAGLGLGLALPFLALGFVPALRKRLPKPGAWMETFRRFLSIPMWLTAIALVWVLGRQTGVDGMTQGLLVALGAAVVLWAAGRRQARGLSFGIVAIALLLAIVAGGIWLAATAHRPDVAGAKTAGAAEPFSEARLATLRAEGRPVFAYFTADWCLTCKVNEKVAIETEATQSAFAAHKVAVMVGDWTDGDPTLGRFIQAHNRAGVPLYLYYAPGVAEPQVLPQVLTPGILAALGS; this is translated from the coding sequence ATGCGCGCGTTCGGTTACCTGATTGTGACGATGCTGGCCGCGATGTTCGCGGCGGCAAGTGCCCCGGCGGAGGCGCCGGGCGCCCTTGGCAAGGGCCCGCACCTCGCGATGCGCCTGGTCGCCGAGAGCATGACGCCCGCCCCCGGGCAGGACGTGACGCTCGCGCTCGACTCGCGGCCAGAGCCTGGCTGGCACGGCTATTGGCAGAATCCTGGCGACGCTGGTTTCCCGGCGACGCTCAAATGGACTCTGCCCAAGGGTGTGACCGCGGGCGAGCCGGCCTATCCGGTTCCGGGCATGCTGCTGATGGCCGGCCTGATGAACTATGTGTTCGAGGCGCCCTATGCGCCGCTGGTCACGCTCAGGATACCGGCCGGGCTCGCGCCGGGAACCGCGCTGCCGGTGAAGCTTCATGCGCAGTATCTCGTCTGCACCAAGACGGTCTGCGTACCCGAGGAGGCCGATCTGTCCGTCGACCTGACCATCGGCGACGGCGCGGTCGCGGCCGAATCCCGCGCGCGTTTCGATGCCTGGCGCCGCGCGATCCCGAAGCCGCTCGATGCGAAGGCGAGTTTCCAGGCGGCGGCCGGACAAATCCGGATCGCCATCCCCTATCCCGCGAGCGCGCCCCTGGCCGATGCCTATTTCTTCCCGGTCACGACTGGCCTGGTCGATTATGCTGCCGGACAGAAGGTGTCCCGCGACGGTGATCGGGTGGTGGTCGAGACCAAGGCGGCGCCCGGCGGCGGCGCGGGGCCGCTGGTCGGCGTGCTGCGGATCGCGCCGGGGCAGGGGTTGATGGTGACGGCGGCGGCGGGAACCGTCGCAGCCTCTTCGACTGGCATTCCGGACGGTGTCCTGATGGCGACGCTGATCGCCTTTGCCGGTGCGATGCTTGGCGGGCTGATCCTCAACATCATGCCCTGCGTCTTCCCGATCCTGAGCCTGAAGGCGCTCAGCCTCGCGCGCGGGCATCTCGATGAACGCTCGGCACGGCACGAGGCGCTCGCCTATACCGCGGGCGTGGTCGCGGTATGCGTGGCGCTGGGCGGTGCGATCCTCGCGCTCCGGGCTGGCGGCAGCGCGGTCGGCTGGGCGTTCCAGCTTCAGGATCCGCGGGCGATCATGCTGCTGCTGCTGCTCACCGTGACGCTCTCGCTGAACCTCGGCGGCCTGTTCGAAATTCCCACGCCGCGCTTCGTCAATCAGGCCGGTGGTGCCGGCGGTGCCTTCGCGACCGGCGCGCTGGCAGCGTTCATCGCGACTCCCTGCACCGGCCCGTTCATGGGCGCGGCGTTGGGGGCGGCGCTGATCCTGCCCTGGCCCGCCGCGCTCGCGGTCTTCGCCGGGCTTGGGCTTGGGCTTGCCTTGCCCTTCCTGGCGCTGGGCTTCGTGCCGGCGCTGCGCAAGCGCCTGCCCAAACCGGGCGCCTGGATGGAGACGTTCCGCCGTTTCCTCTCGATCCCGATGTGGCTCACCGCCATCGCGCTGGTGTGGGTGCTCGGCCGCCAGACCGGGGTTGACGGCATGACTCAGGGGCTGCTCGTCGCACTCGGCGCGGCGGTTGTACTGTGGGCGGCCGGCCGCCGCCAGGCGCGCGGGCTGAGCTTCGGTATCGTCGCCATCGCGCTGCTGCTCGCGATCGTCGCGGGCGGCATCTGGCTCGCGGCGACCGCGCACCGCCCCGACGTCGCTGGCGCGAAGACGGCCGGTGCGGCCGAGCCGTTCAGCGAGGCGCGGCTCGCCACGCTCCGCGCCGAGGGCAGGCCGGTGTTCGCCTATTTCACCGCCGACTGGTGCCTGACCTGCAAGGTCAACGAAAAGGTGGCGATCGAGACCGAGGCGACTCAATCCGCCTTCGCCGCGCACAAGGTCGCGGTGATGGTCGGCGACTGGACTGACGGCGATCCCACGCTTGGCCGCTTCATCCAGGCGCACAACCGCGCCGGCGTGCCGCTCTACCTCTATTACGCGCCCGGCGTCGCCGAACCCCAGGTGCTGCCGCAGGTCCTCACACCCGGAATACTGGCGGCGCTCGGCTCTTGA
- a CDS encoding alkaline phosphatase family protein, with amino-acid sequence MASIATLAAIALSAPLQAQETPPPSAAAAPRTPPKLIVTISVDQFSADLFAEYRNRFTGGFARLLNGAVFPSGYQSHAATETCPGHSTILSGFRPEHTGIIANNWTDLKTPRADKQVYCAEDESVPGSTSSKYTVSDKHLLVPTLGERMKAANPAARVVSVAGKDRAAVMMGGHKVDELWWWNGKAFVSYAGRVAPPVVERTNTTVSALIAQAQGPLDEPDFCLPHDRAIPVGGGKTVGSGRFERAAGDAGKFRASPAFDAAILALAAGMVQDMKLGQGSTTDLIAVGASATDYVGHGYGTEGNEMCVQLANLDRSLGSFFDVLDKTGVDYAVVLTADHGGHDLPERNRDHGIPEEARIDPNFTLAGIGEHIIAKLKLKVAGPLLYGDAGSGDVWIDPKLTREQHAAVLKEALARIRAHPQVADALPASAIAATPSPSGPPETWTLLQRARASYYAPRSGDILVAMKPRITPIADPTRGSVATHGSFWDYDRRVPILFWRKGMTGFEQPLSVETVDIMPTLAGLIGLPVSAPKPDGRCLDLDAGPGSTCP; translated from the coding sequence TTGGCATCGATCGCCACCCTGGCCGCCATCGCCTTGTCGGCCCCGCTCCAGGCCCAGGAAACGCCCCCGCCAAGCGCCGCAGCCGCCCCCCGGACCCCGCCGAAGCTGATCGTCACCATCTCGGTCGATCAATTCTCCGCCGACCTGTTCGCCGAATATCGCAACCGCTTCACCGGTGGCTTTGCGCGGCTGCTGAACGGCGCGGTCTTCCCCTCGGGCTATCAGAGCCATGCCGCGACCGAGACCTGCCCAGGCCATTCGACCATCCTGTCCGGGTTCCGCCCCGAACATACCGGCATCATCGCCAACAACTGGACCGACCTGAAGACACCGCGGGCCGACAAGCAGGTCTATTGCGCCGAGGACGAGAGCGTGCCCGGCAGCACCTCCTCCAAATATACCGTGTCAGACAAGCATCTGCTCGTCCCGACGCTCGGCGAGCGGATGAAGGCGGCGAACCCGGCGGCGCGCGTCGTGTCGGTCGCCGGCAAGGACCGCGCGGCGGTGATGATGGGCGGCCACAAGGTGGACGAGCTCTGGTGGTGGAACGGCAAGGCGTTCGTATCCTATGCCGGCCGCGTCGCGCCGCCGGTGGTCGAGCGTACCAACACGACCGTGTCGGCGCTGATCGCGCAGGCGCAGGGGCCGCTCGACGAACCCGATTTCTGCCTGCCGCACGACCGCGCCATCCCGGTCGGCGGCGGCAAGACCGTCGGCAGCGGCCGGTTCGAGCGGGCCGCCGGCGACGCGGGCAAGTTCCGCGCCTCGCCCGCCTTCGACGCCGCGATCCTCGCGCTCGCCGCCGGCATGGTCCAGGACATGAAGCTCGGCCAGGGCAGCACGACCGACCTGATCGCGGTCGGCGCCTCGGCCACCGACTATGTCGGCCATGGTTATGGCACCGAGGGCAATGAGATGTGCGTGCAACTCGCCAATCTCGACCGGTCGCTCGGCTCCTTCTTCGACGTGCTCGACAAGACCGGGGTGGATTACGCCGTCGTGCTCACCGCCGACCACGGCGGCCACGACCTGCCGGAGCGTAACCGCGACCACGGCATTCCCGAAGAAGCGCGGATCGACCCGAATTTCACCCTGGCCGGCATCGGCGAGCACATCATCGCCAAGCTGAAGCTCAAGGTCGCCGGCCCGCTGCTCTACGGCGATGCCGGGTCGGGCGATGTCTGGATCGACCCGAAGCTGACCAGGGAGCAGCATGCCGCTGTCCTGAAGGAAGCGCTTGCCCGAATCCGCGCCCATCCGCAGGTCGCCGACGCCCTCCCCGCCAGCGCGATCGCGGCGACGCCGAGCCCGAGCGGCCCGCCCGAAACCTGGACATTGCTCCAGCGTGCCCGCGCTTCCTATTACGCACCGCGATCGGGCGACATTCTTGTCGCGATGAAGCCGCGCATCACGCCGATCGCCGATCCGACCAGGGGCAGCGTCGCGACCCATGGCAGCTTCTGGGATTATGACCGCCGGGTGCCGATCCTGTTCTGGCGCAAGGGCATGACCGGGTTCGAACAACCCTTGTCGGTCGAAACGGTCGACATCATGCCGACGCTCGCCGGCCTGATCGGCCTGCCGGTCTCAGCGCCCAAGCCGGATGGCCGGTGCCTGGATCTCGATGCGGGCCCGGGTTCGACCTGCCCCTGA
- a CDS encoding phytanoyl-CoA dioxygenase family protein codes for MTASSAALASVPDHLPHIRGLEDYWARCTFRSQAEANRETQSRPLLDVLGLGLEQTLKYLGAEQPDLPTFQAWVLETAGEPDPLKVARYHAWLDGAPPPDGIAQRLRAIDEAPPVLDREDLAHWDEHGFVILRQAITPDQASAAEELLWRQVNATPDDPESWYERRPNGIMVQHFQDSAMEAARQSSRVHKAFAQLWGTADLWMITDRLSFNPPERPGFTFPGPNLHFDMSLALPIPFATQGILYLTETTGDQGALQLVPGFHHGIEDWLESVGDGDPRTIDLSDRAVPIGAGAGDLILWRQDLPHGASPNRAARPRMAQYVNMYPADLTSNPVWR; via the coding sequence ATGACCGCTTCCTCAGCCGCGCTCGCGTCCGTCCCGGACCATCTGCCCCATATCCGCGGGCTTGAAGATTATTGGGCGCGCTGCACCTTCAGGTCGCAGGCGGAGGCGAACCGGGAAACCCAGTCGCGCCCGTTGCTCGACGTGCTGGGTCTCGGGCTTGAGCAGACGCTGAAATATCTTGGCGCCGAACAGCCCGATTTGCCGACATTCCAGGCCTGGGTCCTGGAAACCGCCGGGGAGCCCGACCCCCTGAAGGTCGCGCGCTATCATGCATGGCTCGACGGCGCGCCACCGCCGGACGGGATCGCGCAGAGGTTGCGGGCGATCGACGAGGCTCCGCCCGTTCTCGACCGGGAGGATCTGGCGCATTGGGACGAGCATGGCTTCGTCATCCTGCGTCAGGCAATCACCCCGGATCAGGCCAGCGCGGCCGAGGAACTGCTCTGGCGGCAGGTGAACGCGACGCCGGACGACCCGGAAAGCTGGTACGAACGCCGCCCCAACGGCATCATGGTCCAGCACTTCCAGGATTCAGCGATGGAAGCGGCGCGACAATCGTCACGGGTGCACAAGGCATTCGCCCAGCTCTGGGGAACCGCCGACCTCTGGATGATCACGGACCGGCTGAGCTTCAACCCGCCCGAGCGGCCGGGTTTCACCTTTCCCGGGCCGAACCTGCATTTCGACATGAGCCTTGCCCTGCCGATCCCGTTCGCGACCCAGGGCATCCTCTATCTGACCGAGACCACCGGGGACCAGGGCGCGCTTCAGCTTGTGCCGGGTTTCCATCACGGAATCGAGGACTGGCTCGAAAGCGTGGGCGATGGGGACCCGCGGACGATCGACCTGAGCGACCGGGCCGTGCCGATCGGCGCCGGTGCGGGCGACCTCATCCTCTGGCGGCAGGACCTGCCCCACGGCGCAAGCCCGAACCGCGCCGCCCGGCCGCGCATGGCGCAATATGTGAACATGTATCCGGCGGACCTGACGTCAAATCCGGTATGGCGGTAG
- a CDS encoding TonB-dependent receptor — translation MSRLRPFVSPDGEEPVLLINGRPAGFDRSVLGYPPDALTRLAILKPEAAARYGTAPGRRVVNLVLKKHFTGLDADAGTSVPFRGGQMGNDLTLARTAINGDTRWNVRAIFGRDSGLRKNARSISRDPGIYDGRGFISALDGGEIDPALSLAAGSSVAVAAFPAAIPAGTPSIADFVATAGQRHPLDPNAYATLQSARRTMGLNIGVTRPLGALSVSLALTANSTSNEGLRGIPMASVVLPTGNPWSPFARDVLLTRPLDGTMALRANTSSRTLGGSLTVNGTVAGWQGSLGISYRKSWKENLLETGIDTDRVQHLLDTGDAGFSPFGPWDRTLLRATRRRSLSDDLSARLSLQKSVIDLPAGPITLNLTGNATRGNIQTRQRDAVGDLISANDISRVQASTQVALNVPIAGRGKHGLLPVGDLSLDLTAGWQAMSGSRPQRSYNGGFTWSPIKAIQLRGMINYQQSSPSVADLDGPIETTITRMFDYARQVVAEPFLITGGNPTLKAGSRQGQTIAAMVRPLGSEALTFNVEYRKTVAKNMPSSFPELTPAIEAAFPERVTRDAAGNLVSVDARSINIAHDVTAEFSGGVALRFSSGARAPVPGGVANAIQYTLSLTETYRMKSEMLIRAGLPVIDRLGGGSGQSRHTVSLQFGAGKRGMGASLSASWNSAAYLGDLEADPDHAFRIRPPLLVGVSAFLDPDSVFAGLRDNPLTKGWKISVSVQNLFDSYRHVVLANGLVPAGYSHDEIDPVGRSIRLQIHKRF, via the coding sequence ATGTCGCGGCTGAGGCCCTTTGTCAGCCCCGACGGGGAGGAGCCGGTGCTCTTGATCAACGGCAGGCCGGCTGGGTTTGATCGCTCGGTCCTGGGCTATCCGCCTGATGCTCTTACCCGTCTTGCGATCCTCAAACCTGAAGCTGCCGCGCGTTACGGCACCGCGCCGGGCAGGCGGGTGGTCAATCTCGTTCTCAAGAAACACTTCACCGGTCTTGACGCCGACGCCGGCACCTCCGTCCCCTTTCGCGGTGGGCAAATGGGCAACGATCTGACCTTGGCCCGCACGGCCATCAACGGGGACACGCGCTGGAACGTGCGCGCGATATTCGGGCGCGATAGCGGCCTGCGCAAGAATGCACGATCGATCTCACGCGATCCGGGCATTTATGATGGCAGGGGGTTCATATCGGCGCTTGATGGTGGCGAAATTGATCCGGCCCTCAGCCTCGCGGCGGGATCGAGCGTCGCCGTCGCGGCTTTCCCTGCCGCAATACCTGCGGGCACGCCCTCGATCGCCGATTTCGTTGCGACGGCCGGACAAAGGCATCCGCTTGATCCCAACGCCTATGCCACCCTGCAATCCGCGCGCCGCACGATGGGGCTGAATATCGGCGTGACGCGGCCGCTTGGTGCCCTCAGCGTTTCGCTCGCCCTGACGGCGAACAGCACAAGCAACGAGGGCCTGCGCGGGATACCCATGGCGTCGGTCGTCTTGCCGACAGGCAACCCATGGTCGCCCTTTGCACGGGATGTCCTGCTGACTCGGCCCCTCGATGGTACCATGGCTCTCCGCGCCAATACCAGTTCGCGAACGCTTGGAGGTTCACTGACGGTCAACGGCACCGTCGCTGGATGGCAGGGCAGTCTGGGCATCAGCTATCGCAAGTCGTGGAAGGAGAATCTTCTGGAAACCGGCATCGATACCGACCGCGTGCAGCACTTGCTCGATACCGGCGATGCTGGTTTCAGTCCTTTCGGCCCGTGGGATCGTACTTTGCTGCGCGCGACCCGGCGCCGCTCGCTTTCGGATGATCTTAGCGCGCGGCTCAGCCTTCAGAAAAGCGTGATCGACCTGCCGGCTGGGCCGATCACCCTGAACCTCACCGGCAACGCGACGCGTGGCAACATCCAGACCCGGCAGCGCGATGCCGTGGGCGATCTGATCTCTGCGAACGACATTTCGCGGGTTCAGGCAAGCACACAGGTGGCTCTCAATGTGCCGATCGCAGGGCGTGGCAAGCATGGCTTGCTGCCCGTTGGCGATTTGTCGCTTGACCTGACGGCCGGATGGCAGGCGATGAGCGGGAGCAGGCCGCAACGCAGCTACAATGGCGGCTTCACCTGGTCCCCGATCAAGGCGATCCAGCTTCGCGGCATGATCAACTATCAGCAATCCTCTCCATCGGTGGCCGACCTCGACGGTCCGATCGAGACGACAATCACGCGGATGTTCGACTATGCCCGGCAGGTCGTCGCCGAACCATTCCTGATTACAGGAGGCAATCCGACCCTAAAGGCGGGCAGTCGGCAAGGGCAGACGATAGCGGCAATGGTGCGGCCATTGGGCAGCGAGGCGCTGACGTTCAATGTCGAATATCGCAAGACCGTCGCGAAGAATATGCCGAGTTCCTTTCCCGAACTGACGCCGGCGATCGAGGCGGCCTTTCCGGAACGGGTGACACGCGATGCGGCGGGAAATCTGGTGTCGGTTGACGCGCGGTCGATCAACATCGCGCACGATGTGACCGCTGAATTTTCAGGCGGGGTCGCGCTGCGCTTTTCGAGCGGCGCCAGGGCCCCCGTGCCGGGCGGGGTCGCCAATGCCATCCAATATACCCTGTCGCTCACGGAAACGTACCGGATGAAAAGCGAGATGCTGATCCGTGCGGGATTGCCCGTCATCGACCGGCTCGGGGGGGGCAGCGGCCAGTCGCGCCATACCGTCAGCCTGCAATTCGGGGCGGGCAAGCGGGGCATGGGGGCGTCGCTCAGCGCAAGCTGGAACAGCGCGGCGTATCTCGGCGATCTTGAAGCCGATCCGGATCACGCGTTCCGGATCAGGCCGCCCCTCCTGGTGGGAGTGTCCGCGTTCCTCGATCCGGACAGCGTGTTCGCGGGGCTGCGCGATAATCCGCTCACGAAAGGCTGGAAAATCTCTGTCAGCGTCCAGAACCTGTTCGACAGCTACCGGCATGTCGTGCTCGCGAATGGCCTCGTCCCGGCAGGCTATAGCCATGATGAGATCGACCCGGTCGGGCGAAGTATTCGCTTGCAGATACACAAGCGCTTCTAG